The following proteins are encoded in a genomic region of Pagrus major chromosome 16, Pma_NU_1.0:
- the foxa1 gene encoding hepatocyte nuclear factor 3-alpha, with product MLGAVKMEGHEAPDWSGYYSEEMYSPMAGGGMGSGLGSMTGYMSSSGTTSGSFNMSYSGTGLSPAPVGGMGSSAQVAMSGLGGGVSSMGGTLSPSSMSSVSAQQASMGLNPYGGMSPTMSSGMAYGSGGLNRGRDNKAFRRSYPHAKPPYSYISLITMAIQQAPSKMLTLSEIYQWIMDLFPYYRQNQQRWQNSIRHSLSFNDCFVKVSRSPDKPGKGSYWTLHPDSGNMFENGCYLRRQKRFKCEKKMSPKSDGRKEQGGGGGGASPSVDAIKPPGLLDSSSLPSSSQAASPPGLDLRGSVGGGADLKVSGSQLLSSLSLPPHSMAHESQLHLKGDPHYSFNHPFSINNLMSSSEQQHKLDLKAYEALQYSSYSAGGASSLGGRTMESLEASYYQGVYPRPLLNTS from the exons ATGCTGGGCGCGGTGAAGATGGAAGGGCACGAGGCTCCGGACTGGAGCGGATACTACAGCGAGGAG ATGTACTCTCCAATGGCCGGCGGCGGGATGGGTTCTGGTCTTGGATCCATGACAGGATACATGTCCAGCAGCGGGACCACGTCTGGCTCCTTCAACATGTCGTACAGCGGGACCGGTCTCAGCCCCGCCCCAGTGGGAGGGATGGGCAGCTCGGCTCAGGTGGCCATGTCGGGTCTGGGAGGGGGCGTGTCTTCGATGGGCGGGACTCTGAGCCCGTCCAGTATGAGCTCGGTGTCGGCCCAGCAGGCCTCGATGGGTCTGAACCCATACGGTGGCATGAGTCCCACCATGAGCTCTGGCATGGCCTACGGCAGCGGTGGACTGAACCGCGGCCGTGACAACAAGGCGTTCAGACGGAGCTACCCGCACGCCAAACCGCCCTACTCCTACATCTCGCTCATCACCATGGCGATCCAGCAGGCGCCCAGCAAGATGCTGACGTTGAGCGAGATCTACCAATGGATCATGGACCTGTTCCCGTACTACCGGCAGAACCAGCAGCGCTGGCAGAACTCCATCCGGCACTCGCTGTCGTTCAACGACTGCTTTGTCAAGGTGTCGCGCTCACCGGACAAACCAGGGAAGGGCTCGTACTGGACCCTGCACCCAGACTCCGGGAACATGTTCGAGAATGGCTGCTACCTGCGCCGCCAGAAGAGGTTCAAGTGCGAGAAGAAGATGTCGCCGAAGTCCGACGGCAGGAAGGAgcaagggggaggaggaggaggagcgtcTCCTTCAGTGGACGCCATCAAGCCTCCAGGACTCCTGGactcctcctccctgccttcCTCCAGCCAGGCAGCCTCGCCTCCAGGTCTGGACCTGCGGGGAAGCGTCGGCGGTGGGGCGGACCTGAAGGTGTCCGGCTCCCAGCTCCTGTCCTCCCTGTCATTACCCCCCCACTCCATGGCACACGAGTCCCAGCTGCACCTGAAAGGAGACCCCCACTACTCCTTCAACCACCCGTTCTCCATCAATAACTTAATGTCGTcctctgagcagcagcacaaactgGACCTGAAGGCCTACGAGGCACTGCAGTACTCCTCCTACAGCGCCGGGGGGGCGTCCAGCCTTGGGGGGAGGACCATGGAGTCTCTGGAGGCCTCCTACTACCAGGGGGTATACCCCAGACCACTCCTCAACACCTCGTAG
- the LOC141010949 gene encoding forkhead box protein A1-like produces MLGAVKMEGHEAPDWSGYYSEEMYSPMAGGGMGSGLGSMTGYMSSSGTTSGSFNMSYSGTGLSPAPVGGMGSSAQVAMSGLGGGVSSMGGTLSPSSMSSVSAQQASMGLNPYGGMSPTMSPGMAYGSGGLNRGRDNKAFRRSYPHAKPPYSYISLITMAIQQAPSKMLTLSEIYQWIMDLFPYYRQNQQRWQNSIRHSLSFNDCFVKVSRSPDKPGKGSYWTLHPDSGNMFENGCYLRRQKRFKCEKKMSPKSDGRKEQGGGGGGASPSVDAIKPPGLLDSSSLPSSSQAASPPGLDLRGSVGGGADLKVSGSQLLSSLSLPPHSMAHESQLHLKGDPHYSFNHPFSINNLMSSSEQQHKLDLKAYEALQYSSYSAGGASSLGGRTMESLEASYYQGVYPRPLLNTS; encoded by the exons ATGCTGGGCGCGGTGAAGATGGAAGGGCACGAGGCTCCGGACTGGAGCGGATACTACAGCGAGGAG ATGTACTCTCCAATGGCCGGCGGCGGGATGGGTTCTGGTCTTGGATCCATGACAGGATACATGTCCAGCAGCGGGACCACGTCTGGCTCCTTCAACATGTCGTACAGCGGGACCGGTCTCAGCCCCGCCCCAGTGGGAGGGATGGGCAGCTCGGCTCAGGTGGCCATGTCGGGTCTGGGAGGGGGCGTGTCTTCGATGGGCGGGACTCTGAGCCCGTCCAGTATGAGCTCGGTGTCGGCCCAGCAGGCCTCGATGGGTCTGAACCCATACGGTGGCATGAGTCCCACCATGAGCCCTGGCATGGCCTACGGCAGCGGTGGACTGAACCGCGGCCGTGACAACAAGGCGTTCAGACGGAGCTACCCGCACGCCAAACCGCCCTACTCCTACATCTCGCTCATCACCATGGCGATCCAGCAGGCGCCCAGCAAGATGCTGACGTTGAGCGAGATCTACCAATGGATCATGGACCTGTTCCCGTACTACCGGCAGAACCAGCAGCGCTGGCAGAACTCCATCCGGCACTCGCTGTCGTTCAACGACTGCTTTGTCAAGGTGTCGCGCTCACCGGACAAACCAGGGAAGGGCTCGTACTGGACCCTGCACCCAGACTCCGGGAACATGTTCGAGAATGGCTGCTACCTGCGCCGCCAGAAGAGGTTCAAGTGCGAGAAGAAGATGTCGCCGAAGTCCGACGGCAGGAAGGAgcaagggggaggaggaggaggagcgtcTCCTTCAGTGGACGCCATCAAGCCTCCAGGACTCCTGGactcctcctccctgccttcCTCCAGCCAGGCAGCCTCGCCTCCAGGTCTGGACCTGCGGGGAAGCGTCGGCGGTGGGGCGGACCTGAAGGTGTCCGGCTCCCAGCTCCTGTCCTCCCTGTCATTACCCCCCCACTCCATGGCACACGAGTCCCAGCTGCACCTGAAAGGAGACCCCCACTACTCCTTCAACCACCCGTTCTCCATCAATAACTTAATGTCGTcctctgagcagcagcacaaactgGACCTGAAGGCCTACGAGGCACTGCAGTACTCCTCCTACAGCGCCGGGGGGGCGTCCAGCCTTGGGGGGAGGACCATGGAGTCTCTGGAGGCCTCCTACTACCAGGGGGTATACCCCAGACCACTCCTCAACACCTCGTAG